In the Arthrobacter sp. Soc17.1.1.1 genome, GTCGGCAGGCAGGAGGTCGGCGTCGCATGCCCACGTTCTCGGGCCGCCGACGGGTCGTGATCGGACGGCGGGCACCGCGGTGCCCTGTGCCGGAAGCGGCGGGGGCACCCAGGTCTCCCCGCAGCCCCGAGCGGACTGTTTGAATATTAGCACCGGGCCCCTGCGCGGGCCCCTGCGCGGGTCCCTCCGGTACGGCCCCAGGGCGGCTGGTCACGTGCCCTCGCCCGGCGGGCCGGGGCGTCGGTCCCGGACGGTACATTGGTCGAATGCCGATATCGAGTGAACACATCGTCTGGATCGACTGCGAGATGACGGGGCTTGACCTGGCCCACGACGGGCTGATCGAGGTGGCCGTCCTCGTCACCGACTCGGAACTCAACATCCTCGGCGAGGGCGTGGACGTCGTGATCAAGCCCACCGCCGAGGCCCTCGCGCACATGGGGGACTTCGTCCGGCAGATGCATACGACGTCGGGCCTGCTGGAGGAGCTCGACGGCGGGATCACCATGGGCGAGGCCGAGCAGCTGGTGCTCGACTACATCCGCACATGGGTGCCGGAGCCGCGCAAGGCGCAGCTGGCCGGCAACTCGGTCGGCACGGACCGGAACTTCCTCGCCCGGGACATGCCGCTCGTCATCGACCACCTGCACTACCGCGTCATCGACGTCTCGACCATCAAGGAACTCGCGCGCCGCTGGTACACCCGCGCCTACTTCCAGGCGCCGCCCAAGACGGGCGGGCACCGCGCCCTCGGCGACATCGAGGATTCGATTCGGGAGCTGCGCTACTACCGCGCTGCGGTCTTCGTGCCCTCGCCGGGCCCGGACTCTGCCACGAGCAAAGCCATCGCCGCTAGCGTCGCTCCCTGAGGCGCGCCGGAGGACACCCGGCCCGGGTGTCGGGAGCACGCCGAAATGTGTGTAAACTTGTATCCGCTGCCTGTCGCTGACAGTCCGGACGGGGTTCCCACGGGCTGGCCGACGACGACACATGGTGGGTATAGCTCAGTTGGCAGAGCGCCTGGTTGTGGTCCAGGAGGTCGCGGGTTCAACCCCCGTTACTCACCCTCAGGTGCCAGGGAAGGTCCTGGCCGTGTATGCCGCCCCGGAGATGATCCGGGGCGGCATACGCATTTGCGGCCCACCCAGCCCAGCCCCGGACGGTAGCCCTCGGGCGATGCCCGCGGCTGCCAGCACCGAAGGACCAGGAACCATGGAACGCACAGTGTTCGACGAGGATCACGAGCTCTTCCGCGACGTCGCCCGCGAATTCAACGAACGGGCCGTCGCCCCCCACTACGCGGGGTGGGATCAGCAGCACATGATGGACCGGTCCGTCTGGACCGCCGCCGGCGAGCAGGGCCTGCTCGGGCTCGCGGTCCCCGAGGAGTTCGGCGGTGCGGGCATGTCCGACTACCGCTTCCGCACGGTCCTCGACGAGGAGTTCGCCCGCAGCAACCACCTCGCCGTCGGACTCGCCTTCCACCTGCACGACGACCTCGTCCTCCCGCACCTGCTCGCGCACGCCTCCGACGACCTCAAGGAGCGGTGGCTCCCCGGGATGGTCTCCGGCGAGATCGTGACCTCCTGTGCGTGGACCGAACCCGGGGCGGGCAGCGACCTGCGGGGAATCCGCACACGGGCCGTCCGCGACGGCGACGACTGGCTCATCACCGGCCAGAAGGTGTTCATCGGCAACGGCATCAGCGGAGATGCCTCCCTCGTGCTCGCCCGCACCGACGGCAGCACGGGCCGCGGATCCAGCGACTCCTTCTCCCTGTTCATGGTGCGCCGGGGCGAGGGGTACACGCCCGGGCGTCAGCTGGACAAGATGGGGCTCCGCGCCTCGGATACGGCAGAGCTGTTCTTCGACAACGTGCGCGTCCCCGGTGCGGACCTCGTGGGCGAGGTGGGCCAGGGCCTGCGCTACAGCCTCGAGCAGATCCCCCAGGGCCGCCTGGGCATCGCCGTCGCCGCTGCCGCCCTCGCCCGGGCGACCTACGAGCAGACCCTCCGGTACGTGACCGACCGCAGTGCCTTCGGGGAGCGCGTGCTCGACTTCCAGACCACCCGCCACGTGCTCGCGGACATTCTGACGGAGATCGAGGTGACGGAGGCCTTCGTCGACCAGGCGGTCCTCGCCTTCAACGCCGGCACCCTGACCCCGACGTCCGCCGCCCAGGCCAAGCTGTGGGCCAGCGAGCGCGCCAAGTCGATCACCGACCGGTGCCTGCAGCTGCACGGCGGCTACGGGTACATCCTCGAGTACCCCGTGTCGCAGGCCTTCCTTGCCGCACGGCTGCTGACGATCTTCGGTGGCACCAGCGAGATCATGCGTGAATCCATCGGACGGTCCATCGCGGACCGTCCCGCCCAGAACAGGTAGGTCCTATGAGCGTCCATCCCATCGTCATCACGGGTGAGCCCGTCCTGCATCGGCGCGCGCAGCCGGTGGAGGCCTTCGACGACGGACTGCGCACGCTCATCGCCGACCTGTTCGAGACCATGGACACCGCGAACGGGGTCGGCCTCGCCGCACCGCAGATCGGCGTGGGTCTCCGCGTGTTCGTGTACGGGATGGAGAACGACGACGACGTGCCGGCGCGCGGGGTCCTCGTCAACCCGACCCTCGTGACCTCGAAGGTGCCCGGATCCGACCCGGATCCCGACGACGAGGCCGAGGGCTGCCTGTCCGTGCCCGGGGAGGCGTTCCCGCTCAAGCGCGCCGAGTGGGCCCGGATCTCGGGCTTCGACGGTGACGGTGCGCCCGTCGAGTTCGAGGCGACGGGGTGGTTCGCACGGTGCATGCAGCACGAGTTCGACCACCTGGACGGGAAGCTGTACGTCGACCGCCTCGACGCCCGGCAGACGAGGAAGGCCAGGAAGGCCATGAAGGGCAACGGGTGGGGCGTGCCCGGACTGACCTGGATGCCCGGCGTCGATCCCGACCCGTTCGGTCACTGACGCCGGCGGGCGGTCCCGCCGGACACGGGCGCTTCCCTGCGTCGGATCAGGCGGTCGTCGCCGCGCCCGAGCGTGCGTCGGGTGCCGGCGCCTCGACGAGGTCCTCCAGTCGCCGGACGCCCCGCAGCGGTCCGAGAAGGGCCACCAGCGGTGCCAGGCACGCGATCACGACGCCGACCACCACGGCCTCGCGCACCCCGATGGTCTCGGCCAGGATGCCGGCCAGCAGACTCGCGACCGCGAGCATGCCCCAGGACACCGTGCGGGACGCCGCGCCGAGGCGACCCATCATGCCGGGCGGGCAGACGCGCTGGCGGAAGCTCGAGCCCACCACGATGTTCCAGGCGACGCTTGCACCCATGACGAACATGCCGGCCACGCCCCACAGCATGCCCCAGCCGGGTGTGAGCACCAGGAGCGAGGCGTAACCGAGCACACCCGGCACCATGGACCAGCGCCAGAGCGGTCCGGAGCCGAAGCGCTCCCCCAGCGCGTTCGCCGTCGTGCCACCCACCGCACCGCCCACGGACGCGGCGGCCAGCAGCAGCCCGAGCCACACCTCCGACTCCCCCAGGGTCCGCAGGACCAGGACGACGAGGAGGGACGCGGCGATGTTGCCGCCGAGGTTCCAGAGCGCCGCGTTGAGGAGGATGGCCCGCAGCGGTGCGGTGCTGAAGGTGTAGCGCAGCCCTTCGGACATCTCCCGCAGGATGCGCCGGTCGCTCTGCGGCTGCACGATCTCCTGCACGTCGAGGCGCAGCAGGGCGAGGAGCGACACCACCGAGGTGGCCAGCTGCACGATCAGCGCATTGGACGCTCCCACCGCGCCGGCCAGCCACCCCGCCATCGACCGTCCCGCCGCGTCCGCGGCGGCGCCGGACCCGGTGATCAGGCCGTTGCCCTCCATCAGCTCATCGGGCGTCACCGCCTGCTGCACCAGGGCTGAGTCCGCCAGCTGGAAGAACACGGACGCCACCCCTGCCACGAAGGCGGCGGCGAAGAGCAGCGGCGTGCTGAGGAAGCCCAGCCAGTACCCGAGCGGGAGGAGCGCGAGGACCAGCACGCGCACCGCCAGTGCCGCCAGCATCACGGGCCGGCGGGGCAGGCGGTCCACCCACGCGCCGATGAGGAGACCGAACAGGAGCCAGGGCAGGAACGTCATGCCGGCCAGGGCGGCGACCGCGAAGTCGCTGGCCCGCAGTTCCACCGCGGCGATGACGGGCAGCGCCACGGCGGCCACCGCGTTGCCGAACACCCCGAACGTGCTCGAGACCATGAGGGCCCGGAAGTTCCGGTTGCGCGCCAGAAGCCATCGGCTTCCCCTACCCCCTGCGCTCATCCGATCACCCTAGCCCAGGCACCGCGACGCCCCGGGACGCGACGGGGATCCCGGTCCGGGCGACTTGGCAGGGTCTTGACGGAGCGTGCATCACATCCGATAATCCGTTGCCTACGGCATCTTCCGTAGGAGTTCCCACGTTCTCCCATGGCTTAGAGGGGCCCTCCTCGATTGCCGCACCACCGACGGAAGCGGAGAATGAACAGTGGGAGTCGGTCCCGCGGTCGTTCCCCCAGCAGTACCGCGGTCGATCGACTCCTGAGGCGGCTATAGACGCCGGGCGGTCCCCCTACCTCTTGAGACCAGGTACGGGGGGCCGCTTACTTCTGCTCCGGGAAGCGCCGGCGGTCGGTTCTCGGTCGTTTTCTCAGGAAAGTGAACGGGTCAGCCCCTTAGCCCCAGCGGTAGGCCGACCCGTTCGTACCGTCGTGCTCATCGAGGAGACCCACGGCGGTGTTCACAGGTTATGCGGGCGCGCGGCCTTCACGGACGCGCGACGCGCCGGGAATCCTGCGGCAGCCCGCCGGTCGTGGGCTGGAGGCGGGCGAGGGATGGGTCGACCGATACGCCGGGTTCTGTCATCGCGCGTCGTCGCCGACGTGCGAGTGGCGGCCATCCATCTACGGACGCCGTTGCCGACGCCCTCCAGCGGCCTACCCGTGCCCTCGGGCGGGCAGCCCTCGAGCGGACACTGTCTGGCCTTGCTCCGGGTGGGGTTTACCGAGCCACGCCGGTCACCCGGCGTGCTGGTGGTCTCTTACACCGCCTTTTCACCCTTACTGCCTGCGCCGGCCGGAGCCTGCAGCACGCAGCGGTCTCTTTTCTGTGGCACTGGCCTGCGGGTTACCCCGAGTGGGCGTTACCCACCACCCTGCCCTGCGGAGCCCGGACGTTCCTCGGTGGATCGGGCGCGAGCGCACCGTCCAACGCGGCCGCCTGGTCGACCCATCCGTGGTCCATTCTAGACGGCTCTACGGGCCGGCTCGACGGCGACCGGAGGGCCGCCGGCGTCCGATAGGGTTGATCGGTGCTGATCCTGCTCCCCCCGTCCGAAGGCAAGTCCGCCGCCCGTACGGGCAGCCCCGTGCGGCTCGAGGACCTCCACTTCCCCGAGCTCAATGACGCCCGCCGCTCCGTGCTCGCGGCCCTGAAGACCGCCAGTGCCGACCATGACGCGCACGCCGTCCTCGGTGTCGGGGCGTCCCTCGTCGAGGACGTGCAGCGGAACCTGGTGCTCGACGTCGCCCCGGCGGCGCCCGCCCACGACGTCTACGCGGGGGTCCTGTACGAGGCCCTCGGATACTCCCGGATGACGCCGGTGCAGAAACGCAGGGCGCGGGAGCAGTGCGTCGTCGTATCCGCTCTCTGGGGCGCCCTCGGCTTCGGTGACAGGATCCCCGCCTACCGCCTGTCCATGGCGGTGGACCTGCCCGGCACGGGCCGCCTGGCGTCCTTCTGGAAGAAGCAGCTGGCCCTGCCGCTCGCCGAGCACGCGGGCACGGGCCTGATCGTCGACTGCCGGTCGAGCACCTACGCCGCGGCGTGGAGCCCGCCGCCGTCGCAGAGCGCCGCCGTGAACGTCTTCCAGCTGCGCGACGGCCGGCGGACCGTGGTGTCCCACTTCGCCAAGCACACGCGCGGCGAGTTCGCCCGGCACCTGCTCACGCGACGCGGCGCGGCCCCCGCGACGCCGTCGGCGCTCCTCGCCGCGGCCCGTGAGCAGTGGACAGCGGACCTCGAGCCGGCGACGGCGCGGAAGCCCGCGCAGCTGAACATCGTGCTCGACTGACGTCCGTCAGTCGGCGACCAGCTCCACCTCGAACCCCTCGGCGTTCTCGAGGTACGCGGCGTAGTGGTCCGGCCCGCCGGCGAAGGGGTGGCGGTCGGGGAAGAGCAGCGACCAGCCGTGGCTCGCGGCACGGCGTGCCAGCAAGTCGACGGCGGCGTGTGTGCCGGCGCGGAAGGCGAGGTGGTTCACCCCGGGGCGACGGCGCTCGTGGCCGCCGGATGTCACGTCCGGCCCGCTCTCGAGCACGATGTAGAAGTCGTCGGACCCGAAGCTGACCCCGTGCTCCCAGGACTCCCTGCGCGGGAACCCGAGGCGCTCCAGCAGCCAGCCCAGGCTCGCCTCCGCGGCGGTCAGGTCCCCGGTCCACACCTCGACGTGGTGCAGCCGGCCCGCGGGCCGCGGAGCCTCCTCCGCGGGCGGGGCTGCCGCCGGCGTGGGGTCCGGCGCGGCGGCGCGAGGCTTCCACGGCACACCGGCCATGCCGGCATCCATGGCCTCGTTGGAGAGCCGGTCGGCGTCCTTGTTCCGCTCGCGCGGGATCCACTCGTACGTCACGCGGCGCGGGTCGAGAACCTTGCGCGCCTTCGCCGCGAGCACCTTCATGTCGGCGTGCTTGATCTGCCACCGCCCGGACATCTGCTCCACCACGAGCTTCGAGTCCATCTTCACGTGGACCGCGGCCCGCGGGTTGATCTCCTGGGCGAGTTCGAGCCCCGAGACGAGGCCTGAGTACTCGGCGACGTTGTTGGAGGCCTTGCCGATGTACGCGGCCTTCTCCACGAGGATCCGCCCCGTGTCCGGATCGCGCACGAGGGCGCCGTAGCCGGCGTGCCCCGGGTTGCCGCGGGAGCCCCCGTCGGCCTCGACGACGAGGCGGGCGGGTCCGTCCGCGGCCGCCGGGGAGTCGGAGTCGTCGCGCTCGTAGGGGTCGAAGAGTTGCTGGTGCGTCACGGCTTCTGGGGTCCCCAGTCGCTCGAGCGGACGAGGATGCAGCCGGAGTCGGGGCACAGCACCACGTCGTCGGGCGCCGCGTCGGCGATGTCGCGGAGGTCGCCGGGGCTGAGCTGCATGCCCGATCCCTCGGACTTGCCGTGGAACAGCCGGGCGGCACCGACACCGCGCTTGACGAGGATCCGCTCGTAGACGGCGAGGAGTGCGGTGTCGAAGGTCGAGGCGAGGTCGTTGCGGCGCGCCTGCACGTCGACGCGCTGGACGTCGATGTCCGCGAGCTCCAGGTCGCGCGCCTCCTCGAGGCCACGGAGTTCGGCGCGGACGGCGTTGGTGCGCTCCTGGACCTCGGCGCGGGCGGCGCGGGCCGCCTCCACCCGTTCCATGACGTCGAGTTCGACGTCCTCGAGGTCGGAGCGCCGCTTCGTCAGGGAGGCCACCTCGTGCTGCAGTGCGGTGAGGTCCTTCGACGTCCCGGTGCCGCTGTTCAGGCGCTTCTCGTCCCGCTCGAGGCGGTTCACCACGGACTGCACCTCGTCCTCGGCGCGCGTCAGTTCACGCTCGAGATCGCCCAGTTCCGTGGTGGCCCGCACCAGTTCGGCGTCCACCTCGGCCACGCGGGCGGCGACGGCGCCGAGAGCGGGGTTGCCGCGCGCCGCGACGGCCTGGCGGGAGAGCTTGTTGAGGGTCGAATCGAGGGCCTGCAGGTCGAGCAGGCGGAGTTGTTCCTCAGGTGCAGCCTTGGCCACGGGTAACCTCCAGGGTCGGACGGATGGGGCTCGACGGGCGGGTCGGACGCGTCGTCCCAGCCTAGGCCACCCGGGCCGCGCGGAGGGTCAGGGCCTGTCAGTGGCCGGGCGTCAGCACGAAGTCCCAGGGGTCGGTGTTGACCCCGCTGACGCGTATGTCGGTGGTGAAGCCCTGGTCCGAGAGGACGTTGCCGAGGGCGTCCGCCGCCGGGGTGAGCCAGAGCCACTCGCTGCCGAAGTGCGAGACGTCGATCAGGTACGGCGGGCCGTCGGCGGCGGCCTCCCTGACCTCCGACGCCGGGTGGTGGCGGAGGTCCGCCGTCACGTACACGTCGGCGTGGCTCGAGCGGACGCGGTCGAACAGGGAGTCGCCCGCCCCTCCGCACACGGCGATCCTGCGCACGTGCGCGTCCTTGTCGCCGGCGACGCGCACGCCGCCGGCCACGGCGGGCAGGATCGAGAACACGGTCTCGGCGAACTCCCCGAGGGGCACGGGCTCCGCGAGGTCGCCCACGCGTCCGATCCCCTCCTCCGGCAGTCCGTCCGCAGCCCGTGCGAGGGGTTCGACGTCCTGCAGCCCGAGGGCGTCGGCGAGCACGTCGGACACCCCGCCCACGGCGCTGTCGCCGTTGGTGTGCACCGTGACGAGGGCGCAGCCCGCCTCGATCAGCCGGTGGATGGCCTCACCCTTGAACCCGGATGCCGCCACGGTGGAAACCGGCTTTAGCAGCAGGGGGTGATGGGACACGATCATCGTCGCTCCCCAGTCGAGCGCCTCGTCGAGGACGGCGGCCGTCGGGTCCACCGTGAAGAGGATCTTCGCGGCCCTGTTCCCGGTCCGGCCCGCCACCAGCCCGACGGCGTCCCACCCCTCGGCGAGGCTCTCCGGCCACAGCTCCTCGATGGCCACGAGGACCTCGCCGACGGTCGGCACGCGGACGTCCGGTGCGGGCACTGCCCGCGCGGAGACGGCGGGCGAACCCTCGCTCCCCGCGGCTCCTGCCCGGCCGACGCCGTCGTGCGCTGTCTGTTCCATGACACCAGTAATACCCGCCGCCGTGCCGCCCCTCCAACCCTTCCGGGTTCACCCACGGCAGATGACGGGCGGGAATCATCGGGGCGCCCCGTGCATTGACACAGTCATGAAGACTTTCGTGCTCGGTGGGGGCTGTTTCTGGTGCCTCGATGCCCTCTACCAGAAGACCCGCGGCGTGACCGAGGTGGTGTCCGGCTACACGGGCGGCCACACGCGGCACCCCGACTACGACTCCGTCTGCTCCGGCATGACGGGCCACGCCGAGGTGGTGGCGGTGACGTTCGACGAGACCGTCATCCCCGAGGACGTCATCCTGGACATGTTCTTCGTGTCCCACGACCCCACCACGCTGAACCGGCAGGGCTACGACGTCGGCACGCAGTACCGCAGCGTCATGTACTACCAGGACGCCGAGCAGAAGACGCTGTTCGAGGACGCGATCCGACGCAACCAGGAGAACTGGAAGAACCCGATCGTCACCGAGGTCAGCCGGCTTCCGCAGTTCCATGTGGCCGAGGAGTGGCACCAGAACTACTACGCCAAGCACCCGGAGCAGGGCTACTGCCAGGTGATCATCAACCCCAAGCTGTCGAAGGCCCGCAAATATTACGCCCAGTGGCTTGCCGCCTAGGTGCTGCGACGGTCACCCGTTAAGCTGACCGCCGTCGCTCGGGGGCAGGCGTCCCACCCGCCACGACCGACGTCGCCCCTCCCCTTTCCAGAACAGGCAGGCTCCCCATGGCAAAGATCTACGACGACGTCACCCAGCTCGTGGGACGGACGCCCCTCGTCCGCCTGAACCGCCTCGCCGAGGGCCTGGACGCCCAGGTCGCGGTGAAGCTCGAGTTCTACAACCCGGCCAACAGCGTCAAGGACCGCATCGGCGTGGCCATCATCGACGCAGCCGAGAAGGCCGGCGCGCTCCGGCCCGGCGGCACGATCGTCGAGGGTACCTCCGGCAACACCGGGATCGCCCTGGCGATGGTCGGTGCCGCACGCGGGTACCGGGTGCTCCTGACCATGCCGGAGACCATGTCCACGGAACGACGGGTGATGCTGCGGGCCTACGGGGCCGAGATCGTCCTGACGCCGGGGTCCGAGGGCATGCGGGGCGCCGTCGAGCGCGCGAAGGAGATCGTCGCGACGACCGAGAACGCCATCTGGGCGCAGCAGTTCGCCAATGCGGCGAACCCTGCCATCCACCGCACCACCACGGCCGAGGAGGTCTGGGAGGACACCGACGGCGAGGTGGACATCTTCGTGGCAGGCGTCGGTACCGGCGGCACCATCACCGGTGTCGGCCAGGTCCTGAAGGAGCGCAAGCCCGGCGTGCAGATCGTCGCCGTCGAGCCCGCGGACTCCCCCATCCTCAACGGCGGTGCCCCCGGCCCGCACAAGATCCAGGGCCTCGGGGCGAACTTCGTCCCCGAGAACCTCGACCGCGCGGCCTACGACGAGGTGCTGGACGCCACGGTGGAGGACTCCGTCCGCGTGGCACGGGCCCTCGGCACCCAGGAGGGGATCCTCGGCGGTATCTCCTCGGGAGCCATCGTCTGGGCGGCCCTCGAGCTCGCGAAGCGTCCCGAGAACGCCGGTAAGCTCATCGTGGCGATCGTCTGCGATTTCGGCGAGCGCTACATCTCCACGGTGCTGTTCGACGACATCCGCGGCTGACGCCGTCCGACTCGACACCCCGTTCGTATCGATCCACTCCAGAAGGTAACCGGTGAGCTTCCTAGAACGACTGCGCGAGGACCTCGACACCGCGCGCACGCATGATCCGGCTGCCCGCGGGTCCCTCGAGAACACCGTCGTGTACTCCGGGCTGCACGCCATCTGGGTGCACCGCCTGACCCACCGCATGTGGCGGGACGAGCGCCTGCGCTTCCCGGCGCGGGTCCTGTCGCAGCTCGCGCGGGCCCTGACGGGGATCGAGATCCACCCGGCGGCGACCATCGGGCGCAGGTTCTTCATCGACCACGGCATGGGGATCGTGATCGGCAGCACCGCTGAGATCGGCGACGACGTCATGCTGTACCAGGGGGTCACGCTCGGGGGACGTTCACTCGAGAAGGTGAAGCGCCACCCCACCATCGGCGACCGGGTGACCGTCGGCGCGGGCGCCAAGGTGCTGGGACCCATCACCATCGGCGCAGGCAGCGCTGTCGGCGCGAACGCCGTCGTGGTCAAGGACACGCCCCCCGACTCGATCGTCACCGGCATCCCGGCGACGTTCAGGCACCGGGACTCGCGCCGCGAGACACAGCCCGCGGTCGATCCGGCGGAGTACGTGGATCCGGCCCTCTACATCTAGGCGGGTCACCTC is a window encoding:
- a CDS encoding Nif3-like dinuclear metal center hexameric protein yields the protein MEQTAHDGVGRAGAAGSEGSPAVSARAVPAPDVRVPTVGEVLVAIEELWPESLAEGWDAVGLVAGRTGNRAAKILFTVDPTAAVLDEALDWGATMIVSHHPLLLKPVSTVAASGFKGEAIHRLIEAGCALVTVHTNGDSAVGGVSDVLADALGLQDVEPLARAADGLPEEGIGRVGDLAEPVPLGEFAETVFSILPAVAGGVRVAGDKDAHVRRIAVCGGAGDSLFDRVRSSHADVYVTADLRHHPASEVREAAADGPPYLIDVSHFGSEWLWLTPAADALGNVLSDQGFTTDIRVSGVNTDPWDFVLTPGH
- a CDS encoding zinc ribbon domain-containing protein is translated as MAKAAPEEQLRLLDLQALDSTLNKLSRQAVAARGNPALGAVAARVAEVDAELVRATTELGDLERELTRAEDEVQSVVNRLERDEKRLNSGTGTSKDLTALQHEVASLTKRRSDLEDVELDVMERVEAARAARAEVQERTNAVRAELRGLEEARDLELADIDVQRVDVQARRNDLASTFDTALLAVYERILVKRGVGAARLFHGKSEGSGMQLSPGDLRDIADAAPDDVVLCPDSGCILVRSSDWGPQKP
- the cysK gene encoding cysteine synthase A, which produces MAKIYDDVTQLVGRTPLVRLNRLAEGLDAQVAVKLEFYNPANSVKDRIGVAIIDAAEKAGALRPGGTIVEGTSGNTGIALAMVGAARGYRVLLTMPETMSTERRVMLRAYGAEIVLTPGSEGMRGAVERAKEIVATTENAIWAQQFANAANPAIHRTTTAEEVWEDTDGEVDIFVAGVGTGGTITGVGQVLKERKPGVQIVAVEPADSPILNGGAPGPHKIQGLGANFVPENLDRAAYDEVLDATVEDSVRVARALGTQEGILGGISSGAIVWAALELAKRPENAGKLIVAIVCDFGERYISTVLFDDIRG
- a CDS encoding MFS transporter; this translates as MSAGGRGSRWLLARNRNFRALMVSSTFGVFGNAVAAVALPVIAAVELRASDFAVAALAGMTFLPWLLFGLLIGAWVDRLPRRPVMLAALAVRVLVLALLPLGYWLGFLSTPLLFAAAFVAGVASVFFQLADSALVQQAVTPDELMEGNGLITGSGAAADAAGRSMAGWLAGAVGASNALIVQLATSVVSLLALLRLDVQEIVQPQSDRRILREMSEGLRYTFSTAPLRAILLNAALWNLGGNIAASLLVVLVLRTLGESEVWLGLLLAAASVGGAVGGTTANALGERFGSGPLWRWSMVPGVLGYASLLVLTPGWGMLWGVAGMFVMGASVAWNIVVGSSFRQRVCPPGMMGRLGAASRTVSWGMLAVASLLAGILAETIGVREAVVVGVVIACLAPLVALLGPLRGVRRLEDLVEAPAPDARSGAATTA
- a CDS encoding reverse transcriptase-like protein; the protein is MTHQQLFDPYERDDSDSPAAADGPARLVVEADGGSRGNPGHAGYGALVRDPDTGRILVEKAAYIGKASNNVAEYSGLVSGLELAQEINPRAAVHVKMDSKLVVEQMSGRWQIKHADMKVLAAKARKVLDPRRVTYEWIPRERNKDADRLSNEAMDAGMAGVPWKPRAAAPDPTPAAAPPAEEAPRPAGRLHHVEVWTGDLTAAEASLGWLLERLGFPRRESWEHGVSFGSDDFYIVLESGPDVTSGGHERRRPGVNHLAFRAGTHAAVDLLARRAASHGWSLLFPDRHPFAGGPDHYAAYLENAEGFEVELVAD
- a CDS encoding acyl-CoA dehydrogenase family protein; this translates as MERTVFDEDHELFRDVAREFNERAVAPHYAGWDQQHMMDRSVWTAAGEQGLLGLAVPEEFGGAGMSDYRFRTVLDEEFARSNHLAVGLAFHLHDDLVLPHLLAHASDDLKERWLPGMVSGEIVTSCAWTEPGAGSDLRGIRTRAVRDGDDWLITGQKVFIGNGISGDASLVLARTDGSTGRGSSDSFSLFMVRRGEGYTPGRQLDKMGLRASDTAELFFDNVRVPGADLVGEVGQGLRYSLEQIPQGRLGIAVAAAALARATYEQTLRYVTDRSAFGERVLDFQTTRHVLADILTEIEVTEAFVDQAVLAFNAGTLTPTSAAQAKLWASERAKSITDRCLQLHGGYGYILEYPVSQAFLAARLLTIFGGTSEIMRESIGRSIADRPAQNR
- the msrA gene encoding peptide-methionine (S)-S-oxide reductase MsrA, whose translation is MKTFVLGGGCFWCLDALYQKTRGVTEVVSGYTGGHTRHPDYDSVCSGMTGHAEVVAVTFDETVIPEDVILDMFFVSHDPTTLNRQGYDVGTQYRSVMYYQDAEQKTLFEDAIRRNQENWKNPIVTEVSRLPQFHVAEEWHQNYYAKHPEQGYCQVIINPKLSKARKYYAQWLAA
- a CDS encoding YaaA family protein; translated protein: MLILLPPSEGKSAARTGSPVRLEDLHFPELNDARRSVLAALKTASADHDAHAVLGVGASLVEDVQRNLVLDVAPAAPAHDVYAGVLYEALGYSRMTPVQKRRAREQCVVVSALWGALGFGDRIPAYRLSMAVDLPGTGRLASFWKKQLALPLAEHAGTGLIVDCRSSTYAAAWSPPPSQSAAVNVFQLRDGRRTVVSHFAKHTRGEFARHLLTRRGAAPATPSALLAAAREQWTADLEPATARKPAQLNIVLD
- the def gene encoding peptide deformylase, whose protein sequence is MSVHPIVITGEPVLHRRAQPVEAFDDGLRTLIADLFETMDTANGVGLAAPQIGVGLRVFVYGMENDDDVPARGVLVNPTLVTSKVPGSDPDPDDEAEGCLSVPGEAFPLKRAEWARISGFDGDGAPVEFEATGWFARCMQHEFDHLDGKLYVDRLDARQTRKARKAMKGNGWGVPGLTWMPGVDPDPFGH
- the orn gene encoding oligoribonuclease, giving the protein MPISSEHIVWIDCEMTGLDLAHDGLIEVAVLVTDSELNILGEGVDVVIKPTAEALAHMGDFVRQMHTTSGLLEELDGGITMGEAEQLVLDYIRTWVPEPRKAQLAGNSVGTDRNFLARDMPLVIDHLHYRVIDVSTIKELARRWYTRAYFQAPPKTGGHRALGDIEDSIRELRYYRAAVFVPSPGPDSATSKAIAASVAP
- the epsC gene encoding serine O-acetyltransferase EpsC yields the protein MSFLERLREDLDTARTHDPAARGSLENTVVYSGLHAIWVHRLTHRMWRDERLRFPARVLSQLARALTGIEIHPAATIGRRFFIDHGMGIVIGSTAEIGDDVMLYQGVTLGGRSLEKVKRHPTIGDRVTVGAGAKVLGPITIGAGSAVGANAVVVKDTPPDSIVTGIPATFRHRDSRRETQPAVDPAEYVDPALYI